The nucleotide window TATGCGGCAAGGTCACTTGCACACTTTTTGATGGAGCAGAGCAGAGACGATAGACAATTATAGGCAGTGGTACGGTAAGAAACATCCACCACCATTCAAAGGCTAATCCGGTCATGACTCTTTCCAATTTCTAAATTTACGTTTTGGCGGCAGGGCATGCTGTACCCAGTGAAGACAATCACTGACTAGGGCTTGATCGGTCTGATTATGGTTTACGCCGCTGGAGTAGAGAACTTGCTGCCACTGCTGATGATTAGCGACGAAACGTGGGCTCTCAAGCTGCGAGTCAAGAAATACTAACCAAGACTCGCCAGTGAGCTTAGCGATGTCTTGACGAGGGAAATAGCTAAGTGCTGCTTGTCTTACGATTTCTAGCGCAGATGAAGGGCTGGATTGAAGGTTAGCTTCGAGAAGTTTAATGGCAGCAATTTTAGCTCGCGCTCTCTTTTTATAGTAACGAGCTCCCCATACTAAAAGCAAAATCGTGATGAGGACAGTCACGAGTATCGCCCAATAGCCCCAAGGAAGTGGCCACAATCCTGGTTCTTCAGGCAGATGTAAGGGCTTTAAAGGAAGCGGATGAGTTTGCGTTGATGCATTCATAATGGATTGTACTAATTGAATCGAATGAGTTGAGAGAGTAGTGGCGTACCACTAGAGATGAGCGATAAAGCAATACCGCTTTGAGACAAATGGGTAGCCAGTTGCTGATTTTGCGCCTCAAAGGCGTCAGCAATATGACGTTTGACACCAGCACTCGAGAAATCGAGTGACAGCTCTTTGTTTTTTCCTATTACTTTTTGAGAACCACGTGCGTTTGTTCGCCCGGTTTCAATGGGGTCAAAGATTTGTACCGCACGCACTCGGTTGTGTTGCGTTAATCGAGCCATCGCTTGTAACTGCGCAGTGTTAAACTGTGAAAAATCACTGATGACGATCACCTCACTGCCTTTTTTACACAGATTCGCAAGCGCGTTGAATGGGTCTGCGAGCGGAGTTGTCTGCGATGGGTGAGGCTGTGCCAAAAAGCGGTTGTGCTGTTCACACAACTGGCTAAGTAGGCGCATGACTGATGTGCGAGCGCTAGATGGCTTGATCTCTATCAGCTCGGTACCGACACGGATCACCGCACCTACGCGGTCTTTGCTGTTTAAAGCAACAAATGCCAGCAGTGCTGCCAAGTGACACTGCTGGACAGACTTGAGTAGCAGCTTAGTGCCAGTGAGCATGCTTGAAGTAAGGTCGATAAACAATACCACTGGGCGTTCGCGCTCTTCGGTGAACAATTTGGTGTGCACTTTGCCAGTACGGGCCGTGACGCGCCAATCGATTTGACGAACGTCATCTCCAGCTTGATATTGTCTAACCTCAGAAAACGTCATGCCGCGTCCTTTGCGAGGACTGGCATGGGCACCATTGAGCTGTGACCAAATACTTTTAGCAGGAGGCTGCCACCGTTGACTATGAGTTTGATAAAAACACAGCTCCTCCACCGACACTGTGACGCCATTTGTCGACTGAGGCAACTTGCCAGTGGCAGTAAGCTGTTGCAACGAATCACTGGGAGAACGCTCGGTTGAAAGTGCACGCGTCAGTGCAGATGTAATGCGGCTTAACATAATGCGTTCCCATTATCATTGAGCAGTTTAACCATTATGCGGACGCTACCGTATTGAGCAGCTCTTCAATCACGCGATTTCCGTTCACTCCTTCTGCCTGTGCTTGGTAGGTGAGCAGCAAGCGGTGACGCAGAACGGGATAAATTACTTGATGAACATCTTCTGGGCTCACAAAATCGCGGCCAGCAAGCCAAGCGTGAGCACGAGCGGCTCGGTCCAGCGCAATCGTGGCTCGTGGACTCACGCCCATTTCAATCCAGTTGGTCAGCTTGGAGCTGTATGCCTCTGGCTGACGTGTTGCCATCACCAGACGCACAATATAACGCTCAATGGTGTCGGCCATGTGTATAGATAATACTTCCTGACGAGCTTTAAAGATGGTCTCTTGACTGATCTTGCCTTCAAACTGATGCACTTCCCCCTGAGCCTCACCTCGATTCAGCCTTAAGATGGCAAGTTCGCTCTCTTCGCTTGGATAGGCCACCTCTAGGTGGAGTAAAAAGCGATCGAGTTGCGCTTCTGGAAGCGGGTAGGTGCCTTCTTGCTCGATTGGATTTTGTGTTGCCATCACCAAAAATAGCTCCGGAAGCGTGTAGGTGGTTTGCCCGACACTGATTTGCTTCTCTGCCATGGCTTCTAGCATTGCTGCTTGTACTTTAGCTGGCGCCCGGTTGACCTCATCGGCGAGGATCAGTGAATGGAAGATAGGGCCAGGCTTAAATTGAAACTCGCCGGTTTCCGGACGGTAGATATCGGTACCAGTGAGATCGGAAGGCAACAGATCCGGTGTAAACTGGACGCGATGAAAGCTTCCCTCAAGACAATCTGCCAATGATTTTACAGCACGTGTCTTCGCAAGCCCTGGAGGGCCTTCCACCAAAATATGGCCATCGGCGAGTAGGGCGATAAGCAATTGAGTGACTAGGTTGTCTTGACCAATAACTTGGGATTGCAAGTAACGTTGTAGTTGTTGGAAAGACTGTGCTGGCATGATGAAAATTCCTTATTACGAGTATAAGAACATAGAGAAGTTGAAGAGCGAAAAGTTCCGAACTCTAGGTCATTGTTTTGTAAATATATAACTTTGGGTAGTTTAATCAAAACTTCAATAGCAAAACGATGAGAAAGCAAACAGTTGCGTAGTGCGTTCCACGCAATGTTGGTACCGACTCGTTAAAACGAGTACAATCGCCACAGTTTACAAGTATTGATGAGGTTAATCATTATGAGCGATTTTGAGAAAGAGCTAGAGCAAATGGCTTCTC belongs to Vibrio sp. 10N and includes:
- a CDS encoding AAA family ATPase, with the translated sequence MPAQSFQQLQRYLQSQVIGQDNLVTQLLIALLADGHILVEGPPGLAKTRAVKSLADCLEGSFHRVQFTPDLLPSDLTGTDIYRPETGEFQFKPGPIFHSLILADEVNRAPAKVQAAMLEAMAEKQISVGQTTYTLPELFLVMATQNPIEQEGTYPLPEAQLDRFLLHLEVAYPSEESELAILRLNRGEAQGEVHQFEGKISQETIFKARQEVLSIHMADTIERYIVRLVMATRQPEAYSSKLTNWIEMGVSPRATIALDRAARAHAWLAGRDFVSPEDVHQVIYPVLRHRLLLTYQAQAEGVNGNRVIEELLNTVASA
- a CDS encoding DUF4381 domain-containing protein produces the protein MNASTQTHPLPLKPLHLPEEPGLWPLPWGYWAILVTVLITILLLVWGARYYKKRARAKIAAIKLLEANLQSSPSSALEIVRQAALSYFPRQDIAKLTGESWLVFLDSQLESPRFVANHQQWQQVLYSSGVNHNQTDQALVSDCLHWVQHALPPKRKFRNWKES
- a CDS encoding DUF58 domain-containing protein is translated as MLSRITSALTRALSTERSPSDSLQQLTATGKLPQSTNGVTVSVEELCFYQTHSQRWQPPAKSIWSQLNGAHASPRKGRGMTFSEVRQYQAGDDVRQIDWRVTARTGKVHTKLFTEERERPVVLFIDLTSSMLTGTKLLLKSVQQCHLAALLAFVALNSKDRVGAVIRVGTELIEIKPSSARTSVMRLLSQLCEQHNRFLAQPHPSQTTPLADPFNALANLCKKGSEVIVISDFSQFNTAQLQAMARLTQHNRVRAVQIFDPIETGRTNARGSQKVIGKNKELSLDFSSAGVKRHIADAFEAQNQQLATHLSQSGIALSLISSGTPLLSQLIRFN